The following are encoded in a window of Haloarcula laminariae genomic DNA:
- the lrp gene encoding HTH-type transcriptional regulator Lrp — protein MTYENLDRKLVNALLGDGRASLRSLGEDLDVSVTTVSNHLSDLEDEGIINGYTPKVDYDALGYDVTAIIQLKVEGSSLPDVTESLKDHKQMISVYEVTGDYDIIAVGKFSDTDGMNAQIKELLTDPEINESNTSVVLNTASEHEQFDLDMR, from the coding sequence ATGACGTATGAAAATCTCGACCGCAAGTTAGTGAATGCCCTGTTGGGCGATGGCCGCGCCAGCCTGCGAAGCCTCGGCGAGGACCTCGACGTGTCGGTGACGACCGTCTCGAACCACCTCTCCGACCTGGAGGACGAGGGCATCATCAACGGCTACACCCCGAAGGTGGACTACGACGCGCTGGGCTACGACGTCACGGCGATTATCCAGCTCAAGGTCGAGGGGTCGTCCCTGCCCGACGTGACCGAGAGCCTCAAAGACCACAAGCAGATGATATCGGTGTACGAGGTCACCGGCGACTACGACATCATCGCCGTCGGCAAGTTCAGCGACACCGACGGGATGAACGCACAGATCAAGGAGCTGCTCACCGACCCCGAGATCAACGAGTCGAACACCTCCGTCGTGTTGAACACCGCCAGCGAACACGAGCAGTTCGACCTCGACATGCGATAG
- a CDS encoding MATE family efflux transporter, protein MTARERLSALVERLDGLFKGQDELELTSGPIGKPLLYLSFPIVITNLLQVAYNLADTFWLGQYSTEALAAISFAFPMIFLLISLGMGLSVAGSVLVAQHTGAEEHDEAEYVASQTLTFAVVGSLVLGGVGYFFVEDFLRVLGASQQVLPGATGYLQVVSLGLTTMFGFFVFIALMRGAGDTITPMLVMLGTVILNIVIDPFLIFGWGPFPELGVVGAAVATIFSRGLAFAVGIAIMLRGDRGIQVNLRDMVPDFTYLKKLLSIGIPASIEGTGRALSVNAMLFIVGTFSVTVVAAFGVGIRVFSLVFMPAIAMDRGVETMTGQNLGADHPDRAATANHFAAKVSFVLLSVLGVATIFAAPAVVSVFSDDPEVVRIGAEFLQWVAPTFGFIGIVRAYSGGFRGAGKTLTAAALAVTMLGVVRLPVAWVMSRPVAVPAWAADPLFAVSAALGTAVVDALAFSLAERGIWLAFGVSNVVAAVIAVAWFTRGTWRDADPRADPEAAVADD, encoded by the coding sequence ATGACAGCCCGCGAACGCCTCAGCGCCCTGGTCGAGCGGCTTGACGGCCTGTTCAAGGGCCAGGACGAGCTGGAGCTGACCAGCGGCCCCATCGGGAAGCCGCTGCTGTATCTCTCCTTCCCCATCGTCATCACGAACCTCCTGCAGGTCGCCTACAACCTCGCCGACACCTTCTGGCTCGGCCAGTACAGCACAGAGGCGCTGGCGGCCATCTCCTTTGCGTTCCCGATGATATTCCTGCTCATCTCGCTGGGGATGGGCCTGTCGGTGGCGGGGAGCGTCCTCGTGGCCCAACACACCGGCGCCGAGGAGCACGACGAAGCCGAATACGTCGCCTCACAGACGCTCACGTTCGCAGTCGTCGGCTCACTGGTTCTGGGCGGGGTCGGCTACTTCTTCGTCGAGGACTTCCTGCGCGTGCTCGGGGCCTCCCAGCAGGTGCTCCCGGGAGCGACGGGCTACCTGCAGGTGGTCTCGCTGGGGCTGACGACGATGTTTGGCTTCTTCGTGTTCATCGCGCTGATGCGGGGCGCCGGCGACACCATCACGCCGATGCTCGTCATGCTGGGGACGGTGATACTGAACATCGTCATCGACCCGTTCCTCATCTTCGGCTGGGGGCCGTTCCCCGAGCTGGGCGTGGTCGGGGCCGCCGTCGCGACCATCTTCTCGCGGGGGCTGGCCTTCGCCGTCGGCATCGCCATCATGCTCCGCGGGGACCGCGGCATCCAGGTCAACCTCCGGGACATGGTGCCCGATTTCACCTACCTGAAGAAGCTGCTCTCCATCGGCATCCCCGCCTCCATCGAGGGGACCGGCCGCGCGCTGTCGGTCAACGCGATGCTCTTTATCGTCGGGACGTTCTCGGTCACGGTCGTCGCGGCCTTCGGCGTCGGCATCCGCGTGTTCTCGCTCGTGTTCATGCCCGCCATCGCGATGGACCGGGGCGTCGAGACGATGACCGGCCAGAACCTCGGGGCCGACCACCCGGACCGGGCGGCGACGGCGAACCACTTCGCCGCGAAGGTCTCCTTCGTCCTGCTCTCCGTCCTGGGCGTGGCCACCATCTTCGCCGCGCCCGCGGTCGTCAGCGTGTTCAGCGACGACCCCGAGGTGGTCCGTATCGGCGCCGAGTTCCTCCAGTGGGTCGCCCCGACGTTCGGCTTCATCGGCATCGTGCGGGCCTACTCGGGCGGGTTCCGCGGCGCCGGGAAGACCCTCACCGCGGCGGCGCTCGCGGTGACGATGCTAGGAGTCGTTCGGCTCCCCGTCGCGTGGGTCATGTCCCGCCCCGTCGCCGTGCCGGCCTGGGCGGCCGACCCGCTGTTTGCGGTGTCGGCCGCGCTCGGGACGGCCGTCGTCGACGCGCTGGCGTTCTCGCTGGCCGAGCGGGGTATCTGGCTTGCCTTCGGCGTCTCGAACGTCGTCGCCGCGGTCATCGCCGTCGCGTGGTTCACCCGGGGCACCTGGCGCGACGCCGACCCGCGAGCCGACCCCGAGGCCGCCGTCGCGGACGACTAG
- the glnA gene encoding type I glutamate--ammonia ligase, giving the protein MTSELSAEAEEVLDEIEENNVDFLRLQFTDILGTIKNVSITAEQAEKAFTEGIYFDGSSINGFVRIQESDMRLDPDPSTFEILPWRENVEGGSSARLICDVIDTSTGEPFSGDPRRVLKDAVARADEMGFDVNAAPEPEFFLFEEDEDGRATTKTNDAGGYFDLAPKDLASDVRRDIIYGLEDMGFDIEASHHEVAQGQHEINFTYDDALSTADNVATFRSVVRAIAAEHDLHATFMPKPIPRINGSGMHTHISLFQDGENAFYDEDGQFGLSETAQSFIAGILDHAPAIAAVTNPTVNSYKRLVPGYEAPVYVAWSDRNRSALIRKPAARTPAAARIEARFPDPSCNPYLAFAALIHAGLDGIERDLDCDDPVRENIYEFDEEKREDYGIETLPTNLGEAIDELEEDEVISDALGEHVYENFVEAKRQEYKDYLVDVSQWELDQYLETF; this is encoded by the coding sequence ATGACAAGCGAACTTTCCGCTGAGGCAGAGGAGGTACTCGACGAGATCGAAGAGAACAACGTCGATTTCCTGCGCCTTCAGTTCACGGACATCCTCGGTACAATCAAGAACGTCTCGATTACGGCCGAACAGGCCGAGAAAGCATTCACGGAGGGCATCTACTTCGACGGCTCCTCCATCAATGGTTTCGTCCGCATCCAGGAGTCCGACATGCGTCTGGACCCGGACCCGTCGACGTTCGAGATTCTGCCGTGGAGAGAGAACGTCGAGGGCGGTTCCAGCGCACGGCTCATCTGTGACGTCATCGACACCTCGACCGGCGAGCCGTTCTCGGGCGACCCGCGACGCGTCCTGAAAGACGCCGTCGCCCGCGCCGACGAGATGGGCTTCGACGTCAACGCCGCGCCCGAGCCGGAGTTCTTCCTGTTCGAGGAGGACGAAGACGGCCGCGCGACGACGAAGACCAACGACGCCGGCGGCTACTTCGACCTCGCGCCGAAGGACCTGGCCTCCGACGTGCGCCGTGACATCATCTACGGCCTCGAAGACATGGGCTTCGACATCGAAGCGTCCCACCACGAGGTCGCCCAGGGCCAGCACGAGATCAACTTCACCTACGACGACGCCCTGTCGACGGCCGACAACGTCGCCACCTTCCGGTCGGTCGTCCGCGCCATCGCGGCCGAGCACGACCTGCACGCGACGTTCATGCCGAAGCCGATTCCGCGCATCAACGGCTCGGGCATGCACACCCACATCTCGCTGTTCCAGGACGGCGAGAACGCCTTCTACGACGAGGACGGCCAGTTCGGCCTCTCGGAGACGGCACAGAGCTTCATCGCCGGTATCCTCGACCACGCGCCCGCCATCGCGGCTGTCACGAACCCGACGGTGAACTCCTACAAGCGACTGGTCCCCGGCTACGAGGCGCCCGTCTACGTCGCCTGGTCCGACCGGAACCGCTCGGCGCTCATCCGCAAGCCGGCCGCCCGCACGCCGGCCGCCGCGCGTATCGAGGCCCGCTTCCCCGACCCGTCCTGTAACCCGTATCTGGCCTTCGCGGCGCTCATCCACGCCGGGCTGGACGGTATCGAGCGTGACCTCGACTGCGACGACCCCGTCCGCGAGAACATCTACGAGTTCGACGAGGAGAAACGCGAGGACTACGGCATCGAGACGCTGCCGACGAACCTCGGCGAGGCCATCGACGAACTCGAAGAGGACGAGGTCATCAGCGACGCGCTGGGCGAGCACGTCTACGAGAACTTCGTCGAGGCGAAGCGCCAGGAGTACAAGGACTACCTCGTCGACGTCTCCCAGTGGGAGCTCGACCAGTACCTCGAGACGTTCTAA
- a CDS encoding TetR/AcrR family transcriptional regulator, which produces MSDGDAATEIMHATYRALCSYGYADLTMQDIADESSKSKAALHYHYDSKHDLLCAFLDDLYDRFVALTDDVEGDDPHEELLALIEAVLENPDDDREEFETAVLEIRAQAPYEEGFRERLRRLDDHLVAELTGILEAGVADGTFDPGIDPADTAGFIVTVLTGTSTRRVTAGRPVECSQRMLADYVETNLLADPAELSA; this is translated from the coding sequence ATGAGTGACGGAGACGCCGCCACGGAGATAATGCATGCGACCTATCGCGCGCTCTGTTCGTACGGCTATGCGGATCTGACGATGCAGGACATCGCCGACGAGTCCTCGAAGAGCAAAGCCGCGCTCCACTACCACTACGACAGCAAACATGACCTGCTGTGTGCGTTCCTCGATGACCTCTACGACCGATTCGTCGCGCTCACGGACGACGTCGAGGGCGACGACCCCCACGAGGAGCTGCTGGCCCTCATCGAGGCGGTGCTCGAAAACCCCGACGACGACCGCGAGGAGTTCGAGACGGCCGTCCTCGAAATCCGCGCCCAGGCGCCCTACGAAGAGGGATTTCGCGAGCGGCTGCGGCGGCTCGACGACCACCTCGTCGCCGAACTGACCGGGATTCTGGAGGCCGGCGTCGCGGACGGGACCTTCGACCCGGGTATCGACCCGGCCGACACCGCGGGGTTCATCGTGACGGTGTTGACCGGCACGTCGACCCGGCGGGTCACCGCCGGCCGGCCGGTCGAGTGTAGCCAGCGGATGCTCGCCGACTACGTGGAGACGAACCTACTCGCCGACCCGGCGGAGCTGTCGGCATGA